From Uloborus diversus isolate 005 chromosome 8, Udiv.v.3.1, whole genome shotgun sequence, a single genomic window includes:
- the LOC129228196 gene encoding uncharacterized protein LOC129228196, with protein sequence MSTSILLFLFFTFGFAFVEDAFCQNVYFPKNEDSPPRYRYPTCEGGIPCVRRGRCSEVQLQNGDEVRCGRGQRMFCCSSLRRPWNGTTTARPLLPPNPAPPAPALPVEPAPVNQGPEAPGLVEPAPDALDPVEPAPDAPGPVEPAPDAPGPVEPAPDAPGPVEPAPEAPGPVEPAPEAPGPVEPAAGAADFIISEDAANLLEYPE encoded by the exons ATGTCTActtcaattttgttatttttattttttacttttgggtTCGCCTTTGTTGAAGATGCATTCTGCCAGA ATGTGTATTTCCCTAAAAATGAAGATTCTCCGCCCCGATACAGATATCCTACGTGCGAGGGCGGCATACCTTGCGTGCGACGAGGAAGATGTTCAGAAGTTCAATTGCAGAATGGAGATGAAGTTAGGTGTGGAAGAGGACAAAGAATGTTTTGCTGCTCATCTCTGAGAAGACCCTGGAATGGAACGACCACTGCACGTCCTCTGCTTCCCCCAAATCCGGCTCCACCGGCTCCAGCTCTTCCCGTGGAGCCAGCTCCTGTTAACCAAGGTCCTGAAGCTCCAGGTCTTGTTGAACCAGCTCCTGATGCTCTAGATCCTGTTGAACCAGCTCCTGATGCTCCAGGTCCTGTTGAACCAGCTCCTGATGCTCCGGGTCCTGTTGAACCAGCTCCTGATGCTCCAGGTCCTGTTGAACCAGCTCCTGAAGCTCCAGGTCCTGTTGAACCAGCTCCTGAAGCTCCAGGTCCTGTTGAACCAGCTGCAGGTGctgcagattttattatttcTGAAGATGCTGCAAACTTGCTGGAATATCCAGAATAA